Proteins from a single region of Pseudomonas phenolilytica:
- the glpD gene encoding glycerol-3-phosphate dehydrogenase, which yields MPHSVQPVSELYDVAVIGGGINGVGIAADAAGRGLSVFLCERDDLASHTSSASSKLIHGGLRYLEHYEFRLVREALAEREVLLAKAPHIVKPMRFVLPHRPHLRPAWMIRAGLFLYDHLGKREKLPGSRGLRFSAESPLKPHIRRGFEYSDCWVDDARLVVLNAIAAREKGAHIHTRTQCLSAKRAGSIWHVELQRQDGSRFSLRAKALVNAAGPWVAQFIGEGLQQRSPYGIRLIQGSHIIVPRLYDGEQAFILQNEDRRIVFAIPYLGRYTMIGTTDREYQGDPAQVRISEEEIGYLLGVANAHFRQQLAPTDILHSFAGVRPLCDDESDNPAAVTRDYTLALAADPQQAPLLSVFGGKLTTYRKLAESAMTLLAPFFPALGPSWTASAALPGSEEMDSPQQLARDIEARISGIEPALAQRWASTYGSRVWQMLGDAHTLQQLGQPLAAQLYSREVDYLRDHEWACEADDILWRRTKLGLSFTAQDKARLQRYLDSDTKLDEAAVPPLASRATG from the coding sequence GTGCCCCATTCCGTCCAGCCCGTCTCCGAGCTCTATGACGTTGCCGTGATCGGCGGCGGTATCAACGGCGTCGGCATCGCGGCCGATGCCGCCGGTCGCGGCCTGTCGGTGTTCCTTTGCGAACGCGACGACCTCGCCAGCCACACCTCGTCGGCCAGCAGCAAGCTGATCCATGGCGGGCTGCGCTATCTGGAACACTACGAATTCCGCCTGGTTCGCGAGGCGCTGGCCGAGCGCGAAGTGCTGCTCGCGAAGGCTCCGCACATCGTCAAACCGATGCGCTTCGTGCTGCCTCATCGCCCGCATCTGCGTCCGGCGTGGATGATCCGCGCCGGGCTGTTCCTCTACGACCACCTCGGCAAGCGCGAGAAGCTGCCGGGTTCGCGCGGCTTGCGCTTTTCGGCCGAAAGTCCGCTCAAACCGCATATCCGCCGTGGCTTCGAGTACTCCGATTGCTGGGTGGACGACGCGCGGCTGGTGGTGCTCAACGCCATTGCGGCACGCGAGAAAGGCGCGCATATCCACACCCGCACCCAATGCCTGAGCGCCAAGCGCGCCGGCAGCATCTGGCATGTCGAGCTACAGCGCCAGGACGGCAGCCGCTTTTCCTTGCGCGCCAAGGCGCTGGTCAATGCCGCCGGGCCATGGGTGGCGCAGTTCATCGGCGAGGGCCTGCAGCAACGTTCGCCCTACGGCATCCGCCTGATCCAGGGCAGCCACATCATCGTGCCCAGGCTGTATGACGGCGAGCAGGCATTCATCCTGCAGAACGAGGACCGCCGCATCGTGTTCGCCATTCCCTACCTCGGGCGCTACACGATGATAGGCACCACCGACCGCGAGTATCAGGGCGACCCGGCGCAGGTGCGCATCAGCGAGGAGGAGATCGGCTACCTGCTGGGCGTGGCCAATGCGCACTTCCGCCAGCAGCTGGCGCCAACCGACATCCTGCACAGCTTCGCCGGCGTGCGACCGCTGTGCGATGACGAATCGGACAACCCCGCTGCCGTCACCCGCGATTACACCCTCGCGCTGGCGGCGGACCCACAACAGGCGCCGCTGCTCTCGGTCTTCGGCGGCAAGCTGACCACCTACCGCAAACTCGCCGAGTCGGCGATGACGCTGCTGGCGCCGTTCTTTCCCGCACTGGGACCGAGCTGGACGGCCAGCGCCGCGCTCCCCGGCAGCGAGGAGATGGATTCGCCGCAGCAGCTGGCCCGGGACATCGAGGCGCGCATCAGCGGCATCGAACCGGCGCTGGCGCAACGCTGGGCCAGCACCTACGGCAGCCGTGTGTGGCAGATGCTCGGCGATGCCCACACGCTGCAGCAGCTTGGCCAGCCACTCGCTGCGCAGCTCTACAGCCGTGAGGTGGACTATCTGCGCGACCACGAATGGGCATGCGAGGCGGACGACATTCTCTGGCGTCGCACCAAGCTCGGATTGAGCTTCACCGCGCAGGACAAGGCGCGCCTGCAGCGCTATCTGGACAGCGACACGAAACTCGACGAGGCCGCCGTGCCACCACTGGCTAGCCGCGCAACTGGCTAG
- a CDS encoding cell division protein ZapA, whose translation MSAAGIQVLNILGREYSIRAGEGQAALLSDAAALLQEHLAASRRQFPDASADKLLVLTALNLCAPLLQQGEELRAAEQRLTSSLERITSQLRG comes from the coding sequence ATGAGCGCCGCCGGCATTCAGGTGCTGAACATTCTCGGGCGCGAGTATTCGATTCGCGCCGGCGAAGGGCAGGCGGCGCTGTTGTCCGACGCGGCAGCGCTGCTGCAGGAGCATCTGGCAGCAAGCCGCCGCCAGTTCCCCGATGCCAGTGCCGACAAGCTGCTGGTACTGACCGCGCTCAACCTCTGCGCGCCGTTGCTGCAGCAGGGCGAGGAGCTGCGCGCGGCCGAGCAGCGCCTCACTTCCAGCCTGGAGCGCATCACTAGCCAGTTGCGCGGCTAG
- a CDS encoding peptidylprolyl isomerase → MARATARHILVSSEAKCNELKAAIEGGADFAQVARENSSCPSSRDGGNLGSFGPGQMVREFDTVVFSAPLNVVQGPVKTQFGYHLLEVTSRED, encoded by the coding sequence ATGGCCCGCGCCACCGCCCGCCACATCCTGGTTTCCAGCGAAGCCAAGTGCAACGAACTGAAGGCTGCCATCGAAGGCGGCGCCGATTTCGCCCAGGTCGCCCGCGAGAATTCGAGCTGCCCGTCCAGCCGCGACGGCGGCAACCTCGGCTCCTTCGGCCCGGGACAGATGGTGCGTGAATTCGACACCGTCGTCTTCAGCGCGCCGCTCAACGTCGTGCAGGGGCCGGTGAAGACCCAGTTCGGCTATCACCTGCTGGAAGTCACCAGCCGCGAAGACTGA
- a CDS encoding DUF3597 domain-containing protein, with protein MGLFDRIKEKLGFGDASNEAQKPVSTPPADVASTSAEGVTLDSGRPTATANATTHTDAPAMSQVDVAAKLDAMAASHHEQLNWRTSIVDLLKLLGLDSSLDARKELANELHCPQDKMTDSGTMNIWLHKTIMHKLATHGGNVPPELLH; from the coding sequence ATGGGACTGTTCGACAGAATCAAGGAAAAACTCGGCTTCGGCGATGCCTCCAACGAGGCGCAGAAACCGGTTTCCACCCCACCGGCGGATGTCGCCAGTACCAGCGCCGAAGGCGTCACACTGGACTCCGGCCGCCCCACCGCTACCGCCAATGCGACCACCCACACCGACGCCCCGGCCATGTCACAGGTCGACGTCGCGGCGAAGCTCGACGCCATGGCGGCCAGCCATCACGAGCAGCTCAACTGGCGCACGTCCATCGTCGATCTGCTCAAGCTGCTCGGTCTCGATAGCAGTCTGGACGCGCGCAAGGAGCTGGCCAACGAACTGCACTGCCCGCAGGACAAGATGACCGACTCCGGCACCATGAACATCTGGCTGCACAAGACCATCATGCACAAGCTCGCCACTCACGGCGGCAATGTGCCGCCGGAGCTGCTGCACTGA
- the rluB gene encoding 23S rRNA pseudouridine(2605) synthase RluB: MTEHDDSTPHVAHGEKLQKVLARMGLASRRDIEQWISEGRVKVNGAVASLGQRVDRLDAIAVDGRLIKREEAAVVRRVLIYNKPDGEICTRNDPEGRPTVFDRLPRPKEGRWINIGRLDINTTGLLLFTTDGELANRLMHPSYEMDREYAVRVRGEVDDEMIERLKTGVMLEDGPARFTDIQEAPGGEGFNHWYHCVVMEGRNREVRRLWESQGLVVSRLKRVRFGPVFMTSDLPMGRWREMSQAEVDILSQEVGLTPVALPEMKARAKEKIDRLQRKVAKPLARGERRPRVLRPAGEADLPRIGDKPRGEQPARKPRPAEQGRGTPVAERPSDVNRKRGKRPEGAGGDKPAPAKRRGPPAGEGQRPGFGRGDRSKRP; encoded by the coding sequence ATGACCGAGCATGACGATTCCACCCCTCACGTCGCCCACGGCGAAAAACTGCAGAAGGTCCTGGCCCGCATGGGGCTGGCTTCGCGACGTGATATCGAACAATGGATCAGCGAAGGCCGGGTCAAGGTCAACGGCGCGGTGGCCAGCCTCGGCCAGCGCGTGGACCGGCTCGACGCGATCGCCGTCGATGGCCGCCTGATCAAGCGCGAAGAAGCCGCCGTGGTACGGCGCGTGCTGATCTACAACAAGCCCGACGGCGAAATCTGCACCCGCAACGATCCGGAAGGTCGCCCGACCGTATTCGACCGCCTGCCGCGGCCGAAGGAAGGCCGCTGGATCAACATCGGCCGGCTGGATATCAACACCACCGGCCTGCTGCTGTTCACCACCGATGGCGAACTGGCCAACCGGCTGATGCATCCGTCCTACGAGATGGATCGCGAATACGCGGTGCGCGTGCGCGGCGAAGTCGACGACGAGATGATCGAGCGCCTGAAGACCGGCGTCATGCTGGAAGACGGCCCGGCGCGCTTCACCGACATTCAGGAAGCACCCGGCGGCGAAGGTTTCAACCACTGGTATCACTGCGTGGTGATGGAAGGCCGCAACCGTGAGGTGCGCCGCCTGTGGGAATCCCAGGGGCTGGTGGTCAGCCGGCTGAAGCGGGTGCGCTTCGGTCCGGTGTTCATGACCTCCGATCTGCCGATGGGCCGCTGGCGCGAGATGTCGCAGGCCGAGGTGGATATCCTCAGTCAGGAGGTCGGCCTGACGCCGGTCGCGCTGCCGGAGATGAAGGCCCGCGCCAAGGAGAAGATCGACCGTCTGCAGCGCAAGGTGGCCAAGCCGCTGGCGCGTGGCGAGCGCCGCCCGCGTGTGCTGCGTCCGGCCGGTGAAGCCGACCTGCCGCGCATCGGCGATAAGCCGCGTGGCGAGCAGCCGGCGCGCAAGCCGCGTCCGGCCGAGCAGGGCCGTGGCACGCCGGTTGCCGAGCGTCCGAGCGATGTGAATCGCAAGCGTGGCAAGCGCCCCGAAGGCGCCGGCGGCGACAAACCGGCTCCGGCCAAGCGGCGCGGTCCGCCGGCGGGTGAAGGGCAGCGCCCCGGCTTCGGTCGTGGTGATCGCTCCAAGCGGCCCTGA